A single Drosophila ananassae strain 14024-0371.13 chromosome 3L, ASM1763931v2, whole genome shotgun sequence DNA region contains:
- the LOC6495348 gene encoding CCR4-NOT transcription complex subunit 1 isoform X3, with protein MNVESQLKTPLTHIRNLVKHVNKRNFNETCEHIKQFVKEHGLEADRSSLRHLFSVINFSDASPPTVTVQLQAKLLGAQLQRQLQSSSFVSNICFAFDQYFVINQKSLKPAAVADLVSHVSRLTGINKLCECIFALAVTHSSHPELRKSAKNNLEVSLPELINSYLGNNNSSAATSGLQEISFDLLQYLLCCLSDYVKPQLEQEFLVKLREEFPRQAVPLVLAPFLYGTTTATAATVAGAGASETDAEAETTTASNSNSSSSEADALNEVGIEDIYDHLSEIIFTNQGKNNIMDTSWINLIHEIGYEFTSSVEECKNHLCSRERERAEVQAKDVAKIVGLMCRRHSSLLDCNVNLPTPANFWPGQAQGQSQGGQGAASNSSGSSTQTQSSTQQQQQQQGTGNSNNNDGAEGNTSSDKKDKKETTEATQTWKPDVFVQALKEVVPQINWKDVCLELDHPEFVLKDRIGLDLLLTILRLATGSSLFPHPECIYRHWANTEGQLSLITTMLKNPDLFSFSDFVFSQPALDVLKTAPDAENKEISAWKSLHLVEVLLSIADKGYYTQVHEIFKFPAQNCPDVLFLALLHINPPLSPLRLDLFNQLIPTFLGNHPNSNVILASAWSSTNFQLRPNIMNAMSEWYLRGNDFDQVKLSRILDLAQDLKALSSLLNARSFLFIIDLACLASRREYLKLEKWLTDKIRDHGEPFMQAMIKVLLRRCPQVANAKVPEDQLPPKQAQLLPETVTTMINCLQTCINNCMQPEMVEMIMQMTANVAIMANKARAQQQPGLVPPPPPNMLRGHRGMDLSGGIVPPPPQQPFSGNLNAQMFAPGMDPLTNMSNNLAGLNLSGPNGGFNFGNMLTSPSRLMNPGASPYPLNPMQMPQAPPPPNVGNLGRMLPGGPQQPTPTPTPTAPNPTNPVMADLQIPVSKEVEDEVNSYFQRIYNHQPNPTLSIDEVLDILQRFKESSNRREQEVFLCMLRNLFEEYRFFCQYPEKELQITAQLFGGIIDRNLVPTFVALGLSLRCVLDALRKPEGNKLFYFGITALDRFRTRLHTYNKYCEHIRSIPHFSDFPPHLIQYVEYGMHGQEPPAQKLIGLSNTIPSAISSGPPTEALFRANSMAGNVPGGTLGSGSKSAVAVSHATRMKSIANATNIDTLLVANQEEKVTVPPEPVQDKTAFIFNNLSQLNIPQKCEEIKEIMTKEYWPWLAQYLVLKRASMEFNFHTLYYNFLDALKNGEINRFVTKETLRNIKVLLRSDKGVINFSDRSLLKNLGHWLGMMTLGRNRPILQLDLDLKSLLAEAYHKGQQELLFVVPFVAKILESSAKSRIFRSPNPWTMGIMYVLGELHQEPELKLNLKFEIEVLCKTLNLELAKLRPVIYLKDPTRALLIDQQMSQPKPKQPEPIAAAPALPSQQPSPAQAPQQPPPPQQQQAPPPPPPAEVDPQAAAAAMMVGSGGSGANSTPGSVASPNLPTDPSQVVLPPPEPRYSYVDVNVSNFQLIAQHLILPPNIPFLHANPGIKHIVINAVERTITDWLQPVVDRSIRIACATTEQIIRKDFALDADENRMRTAAHQMVRNLAAGMAMITGKDEIARAISQNLHKAFVSSLSGMPSLTEIQAAAMQLANENVELVCAFIQKTSAEKAAAEIDRRLSTDFETRKIAREEGNRFVDAQILSYQQERLPEAVRIKVGPAPATLYAVYSEFARSIPGFQQMSDRDIALFVPKPQDLPPPNVFANDESSMVYAEVASKMEAFMNTAIGVPSLQVQASKMHMLLNALMSTRRQRDQESAFNLLTRAVEGLTEGLVNVPEHIEQMKLYQNIHLRILSLLQNSFGAPNTERAVTKCFFDIREEVRYNVEAARSLITSHFVNLNQFDGMLRDCMDNGNNYVAISFGIALLERLIMEDRAINIVQDNEFMATVELLGRLTQHRHRYPECIVNAIETLWSGNFNSSSDFSPFNASERYLAGASHYIHSGMHHVRSCDTDDPPGLQEKTEFLLKDWVALYTQQNQQSTRDARNFGAFVQKMNTYGILKTDDLITRFFRQATHICTDVVYRMFAEPNLQLNQAKNKIFQWIDAFVHLIAMLVRHSGEAGNPTTKINLLNKVLGIVLGTLLKDQEMRGTSFQQVGYHRFFMMLFMELCSADMILESLMHSIVSAFAYTYHLLNPSVAPGFCFAWLELISHRVFLGRILVQIPGQKGWPLYAQLLQDLFKYLAPFLRNTELGKPVQLLYKGTLRVLLVLLHDFPEFLCDYHFGFCDTIPPNCVQMRNIILSAFPRNMRLPDPFTPNLKVDMLSDSSNAPKVSSSYIMNIQPPNFKKDLDSYLKARAPVTFLSELRGHLQVTSEPGTRYNMTLMNALVMYVGTQAIALIRNKNFVPNTSNIAHSAHMDIFQNLAVDLDTEGRYLFLNAIANQLRYPNSHTHYFSCAVLHLFAEANSEAIQEQITRVLLERLIVNRPHPWGLLITFIELIKNPIYKFWDHDFVHCAPEITKYFGECLIVVKRFEHLIGIQCST; from the exons ATGAATGTAGAGAGCCAACTGAAGACACCGCTAACGCACATACGCAATCTGGTCAAACACGTGAACAAGcgaaattttaatgaaaccTGCGAGCATATAAAGCAG TTCGTTAAAGAGCACGGCCTGGAAGCGGATCGCAGCAGTCTGCGTCACCTGTTTTCCGTGATCAACTTCAGCGACGCCTCACCGCCAACGGTTACCGTTCAGCTGCAGGCCAAGCTATTGGGAGCCCAGTTGCAGCGTCAGTTGCAGAGCTCATCGTTTGTCTCCAACATCTGCTTCGCTTTCGATCAGTACTTTGTTATTAATCAGAAG TCTTTGAAGCCGGCAGCTGTTGCGGATCTCGTTAGCCACGTGTCGCGTCTGACCGGCATCAACAAGCTCTGTGAGTGCATCTTTGCGTTGGCTGTGACCCATTCTTCGCATCCGGAGCTTAGGAAGTCCGCGAAAAACAACTTGGAAGTCTCCCTTCCCGAGCTAATCAACTCCTATTTGGGAAACAACAATAGCAGTGCAGCGACCAGTGGCCTTCAAGAGATCTCGTTCGATTTACTGCAGTATCTGCTGTGCTGTCTCAGCGATTACGTGAAACCGCAACTGGAACAAGAGTTTCTGGTTAAGTTACGCGAGGAATTTCCGCGCCAAGCGGTGCCACTCGTTCTTGCTCCGTTCCTTTACGGCACGACGACGGCGACGGCGGCGACGGTTGCGGGAGCAGGTGCCAGTGAAACGGATGCGGAGGCCGAAACGACGACggccagcaacagcaacagctccAGTTCCGAGGCGGATGCTCTAAACGAGGTGGGAATTGAGGATATCTATGACCATTTAAGCGAGATAATATTTACAAACCAG gggaaaaataatattatggACACATCCTGGATTAATTTAATCCATGAAATCGGTTACGAATTTACATCGAGCGTTGAAGAGTGCAAGAATCATTTGTGTTCCCGCGAACGAGAACGCGCTGAAGTTCAGGCCAAAGATGTCGCCAAGATTGTGGGTCTTATGTGTCGGCGGCACTCATCGCTGCTCGATTGTAATGTAAACCTACCAACGCCAGCTAATTTCTGGCCAGGCCAGGCTCAAGGACAGAGTCAGGGTGGACAGGGAGCTGCCAGTAATAGTAGCGGATCCTCGACCCAGACCCAGAGCTCTactcaacaacaacagcaacagcagggCACCggcaacagtaacaacaacgaTGGCGCCGAAGGCAATACGTCAAGTGATAAAAAGGACAAAAAGGAGACGACGGAAGCAACACAAACATGGAAGCCGGATGTCTTTGTGCAGGCCCTCAAGGAGGTGGTGCCGCAGATCAACTGGAAGGACGTGTGTCTGG AACTCGACCATCCAGAGTTTGTGCTGAAAGATCGCATTGGTTTGGATCTCCTTCTGACTATCCTGAGGTTGGCTACTGGTTCCAGTTTGTTCCCACATCCAGAATGCATTTACCGCCACTGGGCGAACACGGAGGGGCAGCTGTCGCTGATAACAACCATGCTCAAGAATCCGGATCTCTTCTCTTTCTCCGACTTTGTGTTCAGCCAGCCAGCTCTGGACGTCCTCAAGACTGCCCCGGATGCGGAAAACAAGGAGATATCCGCGTGGAAGTCCCTGCATCTCGTAGAGGTGTTGCTGTCGATTGCGGACAAGGGATACTACACCCAAGTGCATGAGATTTTTAAGTTTCCCGCTCAGAACTGTCCGGATGTGCTGTTTCTGGCCTTGCTGCACATTAACCCTCCGCTATCGCCGTTGCGACTGGATCTGTTTAACCAGCTGATACCCACGTTTCTGGGCAATCATCCGAACTCGAACGTCATACTGGCCAGCGCGTGGAGCTCCACCAACTTCCAGCTCCGGCCGAACATCATGAACGCCATGTCCGAGTGGTACCTGAGGGGCAACGACTTCGACCAGGTGAAGCTGTCGCGGATCCTAGACCTGGCCCAGGACTTGAAGGCGTTATCCTCTTTGCTTAACGCTCGATCCTTCCTGTTCATCATCGACCTGGCATGCCTTGCCTCCCGGCGGGAGTACCTGAAGCTGGAGAAATGGCTAACCGACAAGATTAGAGACCACGGCGAGCCGTTTATGCAGGCCATGATCAAGGTGCTGCTCCGGCGCTGTCCGCAGGTGGCCAACGCCAAAGTACCCGAGGACCAGCTGCCCCCTAAACAGGCTCAGCTCTTGCCCGAGACGGTCACCACGATGATCAACTGCCTGCAGACGTGCATCAACAACTGCATGCAGCCGGAGATGGTCGAAATGATTATGCAGATGACGGCGAACGTCGCCATAATGGCCAATAAGGCTCGTGCCCAGCAGCAACCGGGACTAGTTCCACCGCCCCCGCCGAATATGTTGCGTGGCCATCGTGGCATGGATTTGTCAGGCGGTATTGTGCCCCCGCCGCCGCAACAGCCTTTCTCCGGGAACCTTAACGCCCAGATGTTCGCTCCTGGCATGGATCCGCTCACGAACATGTCCAACAACCTGGCCGGGCTTAATCTGAGTGGCCCGAACGGGGGATTTAACTTCGGCAACATGCTAACTTCGCCATCACGATTGATGAATCCGGGAGCCAGTCCTTATCCGCTGAATCCCATGCAGATGCCGCAGGCTCCGCCGCCACCCAATGTCGGCAATTTGGGCAGGATGCTGCCAGGTGGCCCCCAACAACCGACTCCCACGCCCACGCCAACGGCCCCGAATCCCACCAACCCGGTCATGGCCGATCTTCAGATACCTGTGTCCAAGGAGGTGGAGGATGAGGTGAACTCGTACTTCCAACGCATTTACAACCACCAGCCGAATCCCACGCTCTCCATCGACGAGGTCCTGGACATTCTGCAGCGGTTCAAGGAGTCGAGCAACCGCCGTGAACAGGAGGTATTCCTGTGCATGCTGCGTAATCTGTTCGAGGAGTACCGCTTCTTCTGTCAGTATCCTGAGAAGGAGCTGCAGATAACGGCACAGCTCTTTGGCGGCATCATCGACCGGAATCTGGTGCCCACTTTCGTAGCCCTTGGCCTGTCCCTGCGCTGTGTTTTGGATGCACTTCGGAAACCGGAGGGCAATAAGCTCTTCTACTTTGGCATCACGGCGCTGGACCGTTTCAGGACTCGACTCCATACCTACAACAAGTACTGTGAGCATATCCGTTCGATTCCCCACTTCTCGGACTTCCCGCCACATCTCATCCAGTATGTGGAGTACGGAATGCACGGTCAGGAGCCGCCGGCGCAGAAGCTGATTGGACTGAGCAACACGATCCCATCCGCAATTTCATCAGGACCGCCCACGGAGGCACTTTTCCGAGCTAATTCAATGGCAG GTAACGTGCCTGGTGGCACTCTCGGATCGGGCTCCAAATCAGCCGTTGCTGTGTCGCATGCCACGCGGATGAAGTCTATCGCCAATGCCACCAACATCGACACTCTGCTAGTGGCCAACCAGGAGGAGAAGGTCACAGTGCCGCCAGAGCCAGTTCAGGACAAAACAGCCTTCATCTTCAACAATCTGAGCCAGCTGAACATCCCGCAGAAGTGCGAGGAGATCAAGGAGATAATGACCAAGGAGTACTGGCCATGGCTGGCCCAGTACTTGGTCCTCAAGCGTGCCTCCATGGAGTTTAACTTCCACACCCTGTACTACAATTTCCTGGACGCTCTCAAGAACGGCGAGATCAACCGATTCGTGACCAAAGAGACGCTGCGCAACATCAAGGTCCTTCTGCGCTCCGACAAGGGAGTCATCAACTTCTCCGATCGCAGTCTGCTGAAGAATCTGGGCCACTGGCTGGGCATGATGACCCTGGGACGGAATCGCCCAATCCTCCAGCTGGATCTCGATCTAAAGTCCCTTTTGGCGGAGGCCTATCATAAAGGACAGCAGGAGCTGTTGTTCGTGGTACCGTTCGTGGCGAAGATCCTCGAGTCGTCCGCCAAGTCGCGCATTTTCCGCTCGCCCAATCCCTGGACCATGGGTATCATGTACGTATTGGGCGAACTCCACCAGGAGCCGGAGCTCAAGCTGAATCTGAAGTTCGAGATCGAGGTACTGTGCAAGACGCTCAACCTGGAGCTGGCCAAGCTGCGGCCGGTTATCTACCTGAAGGATCCAACGCGCGCCCTGCTCATCGATCAGCAAATGTCGCAGCCAAAACCCAAGCAGCCGGAGCCCATTGCAGCTGCTCCGGCTCTGCCGAGTCAACAGCCATCGCCGGCACAAGCGCCACAGCAACCGCCaccgccgcagcagcagcaggctcctccgccgccaccgccggcCGAGGTGGACCCGCAGGCAGCAGCCGCCGCCATGATGGTGGGAAGTGGAGGCAGTGGAGCAAACAGCACGCCTGGATCGGTGGCTTCGCCAAATTTGCCAACAGATCCCAGCCAAGTGGTTCTCCCGCCGCCCGAGCCGCGCTACTCCTACGTGGACGTCAATGTGAGCAACTTCCAGCTGATTGCCCAGCACCTGATTCTGCCACCCAACATCCCGTTCCTGCACGCCAATCCGGGAATCAAACACATTGTGATCAATGCCGTGGAGCGCACCATCACCGACTGGCTGCAGCCCGTTGTGGATCGGAGTATTCGGATCGCCTGCGCCACCACCGAGCAGATCATCCGCAAGGACTTTGCCCTGGACGCGGATGAGAACAGAATGCGCACGGCCGCCCACCAGATGGTCCGTAACCTGGCCGCCGGCATGGCCATGATCACGGGAAAGGATGAGATCGCGCGGGCCATCAGCCAGAACCTGCACAAGGCATTCGTGTCGTCGCTGTCCGGCATGCCCAGCCTGACCGAAATCCAGGCCGCTGCCATGCAGCTGGCCAACGAGAATGTGGAGCTGGTGTGTGCCTTCATTCAGAAGACTTCCGCCGAGAAGGCTGCCGCCGAGATCGATCGGCGATTGAGCACTGACTTTGAGACCAGGAAGATTGCTCGCGAGGAGGGTAACCGGTTTGTGGATGCCCAGATCCTCAGCTACCAGCAGGAGCGACTCCCGGAGGCGGTGCGCATCAAGGTGGGCCCTGCCCCAGCGACTTTGTACGCCGTTTACTCGGAATTTGCCAGGAGCATTCCCGGTTTCCAGCAGATGAGCGATCGGGACATTGCTCTCTTCGTACCGAAGCCCCAGGATCTGCCGCCACCGAATGTGTTTGCCAATGACGAGAGCAGCATGGTGTATGCCGAGGTGGCCAGCAAGATGGAGGCCTTCATGAACACGGCCATCGGTGTGCCGTCCCTGCAGGTGCAGGCCAGCAAGATGCACATGCTCCTCAACGCTCTGATGTCCACCCGTCGGCAGCGCGACCAAGAGTCGGCCTTCAATCTCCTGACTCGTGCAGTGGAGGGTCTAACCGAGGGTCTGGTCAACGTGCCGGAGCACATCGAACAGATGAAACTCTATCAGAATATTCACCTGCGCATCCTCAGTCTCCTGCAGAACAGCTTCGGTGCTCCGAATACGGAGCGGGCTGTCACCAAGTGCTTCTTCGACATCCGTGAGGAGGTTCGCTACAACGTGGAGGCGGCACGATCCCTGATCACATCGCACTTCGTCAATCTGAACCAGTTCGATGGCATGCTGCGCGACTGCATGGACAATGGCAACAACTACGTGGCCATCTCGTTCGGCATCGCCCTGCTGGAGCGCCTCATCATGGAGGACCGAGCCATTAACATCGTTCAGGACAACGAGTTCATGGCCACCGTGGAACTGCTGGGTCGACTCACCCAGCACAGGCATCGCTATCCGGAATGCATTGTCAACGCCATCGAGACGTTGTGGAGCGGTAACTTCAACTCGAGCAGTGACTTCAGTCCGTTTAACGCCAGTGAGCGCTACTTGGCGGGAGCCTCGCACTACATCCACTCCGGCATGCATCATGTGAGG TCATGCGACACGGACGACCCGCCGGGACTGCAAGAGAAGACAGAGTTCCTGCTCAAGGACTGGGTGGCGCTGTATACCCAGCAGAACCAGCAATCCACCCGTGATGCCCGCAACTTTGGCGCCTTTGTCCAAAAGATGAACACCTACGGCATCCTGAAAACGGACGATCTGATCACGCGCTTCTTCCGCCAAGCCACGCACATCTGCACGGATGTTGTCTATCGGATGTTCGCGGAGCCCAATCTCCAACTTAACCAGGCCAAGAACAAGATATTCCAATGGATCGATGCGTTCGTCCACCTCATCGCCATGCTTGTCCGGCATTCGGGCGAGGCGGGTAATCCGACCACCAAGATCAACCTGCTGAACAAAGTGCTGGGCATCGTACTGGGCACACTGCTGAAGGATCAAGAGATGCGCGGCACCAGCTTCCAGCAGGTGGGCTACCACCGGTTCTTCATGATGCTCTTCATGGAACTCTGCTCTGCGGACATGATCCTCGAGTCGCTGATGCACAGCATTGTGTCGGCCTTCGCCTACACCTATCATCTCTTAAATCCGAGCGTGGCGCCCGGCTTCTGTTTTGCGTGGCTGGAGCTTATCTCCCATCGGGTGTTTTTGGGACGCATACTAGTTCAGATTCCCGGCCAGAAGGGATGGCCACTCTACGCCCAGTTGCTGCAGGATCTCTTCAAATATCTGGCACCATTCCTGCGCAACACAGAGCTCGGAAAACCGGTTCAACTCCTGTACAAGGGAACACTGCGTGTACTGCTAGTGCTGCTGCATGATTTCCCCGAGTTCCTGTGCGATTATCATTTTGGATTCTGTGACACCATACCGCCAAACTGTGTCCAAATGCGTAACATTATACTGTCGGCGTTTCCGCGTAACATGCGACTGCCGGATCCGTTTACGCCCAACCTAAAGGTGGACATGCTATCGGACAGCAGCAACGCACCCAAGGTGTCTAGCAGCTATATCATGAACATACAGCCGCCGAACTTTAAGAAGGATCTCGACTCTTACCTGAAGGCTCGGGCACCGGTAACCTTCCTTTCGGAATTGCGCGGACACTTGCAGGTGACCAGCGAGCCAGGTACACGCTACAACATGACGCTCATGAATGCCCTCGTTATGTATGTGGGTACACAAGCAATTGCGTTAATCAG AAACAAAAACTTTGTGCCCAACACCTCAAACATTGCACACAGCGCTCACATGGACATTTTCCAGAACTTGGCCGTAGACTTGGATACTGAAGGTCGCTATCTCTTCCTGAATGCAATTGCCAATCAGTTGCGCTATCCCAACAGCCATACGCACTATTTTAGCTGTGCGGTATTGCATCTGTTCGCCGAGGCCAACTCGGAGGCGATTCAGGAGCAGATTACGCGTGTCCTGCTCGAACGTTTGATCGTGAACCGGCCCCATCCGTGGGGTCTGCTCATCACGTTCATCGAGCTGATTAAGAATCCCATTTACAAGTTCTGGGACCATGATTTTGTGCACTGCGCGCCAGAGATAACCAA ATATTTTGGTGAATGTCTGATTGTAGTTAAGCGGTTTGAGCATTTAATTGGCATTCAGTGTTCAACGTAG